Below is a genomic region from bacterium.
TTCCCGCGCGAGGGCGATCATTTCCTCAAGCGAGCTGACGTTCTTCGCCTTCATCATGGAGCGCAGCATCTTCGCGCCCACGCCGAAGTAGTTCATCGTCGACACCGGGAGGTTCTTGCTCGAACGCGGAGACATCAGGGCCATCAACTTTTGCGGGAGGGTCTTCCCGGAAAGCTGGCTATGCTGCTTGAGGACGCTCAGCCCCCAGAAGGTAAAGAACATGCTCACGTGTTGACCCATGGCTGCGGCGCCGGTAGCAATCACAAAAGCCGCCAGGACGCGGTCCAGGTCGCCTGAGAAGACGACGAGCGCGACCCGGTCCTCCGCTACCTGCCCCTCAACATGCGCAAGCCGTCCCTCGAGGTCCCGGAGCTTTTCCTCGAGCGCTTGCATCCGCGACGGGTCAGCGGCGAGTGTCGCGTCGGTACTGGCATCCATATCGTCTCCTCCTCACGCCGACCGCTTCACGTAGTGCACGTAGACGTTCGCGCCGTCCGTGGACTCTGTCTCCTGGGCGACCAACTCCACGGTCTTCGAGACCTTTGCCCAGCCTTGAAAGTCCGCGACCGAGCCCCGGTCCGTGGCCACCACCTTGAGCACCTGGCCAAGCGCAAGCTTCCCAATCTCTTTCCGGGCGTTGACCAGAGGCATCGGACAGCTGAGGCCGCGCGCGTCAAGGAGCTTGTCGAAAACCTGGCTCATTCTCGTCCCCCGCCGGAAGCCATGTAGGCCTGCGAAAGCGCACAAACATTCTTGCCCAACTCCAGCGTGGCGGCGTCTTCCTCCGAGGGCGTCAACAATCCTGCATTGACGCGCTTGATGTCCACGTACTCCGGGATGAAGTTGGGGAGGCTCTCGAGCAGGTAGCGAACGAATCCGTCCTCGCTCTCCCGCTGGAGCACGATCAAACCGTCATTCCGTCTCTTCAAATCGTCCAGCGACGCAGCGAAGCGTCCCGTCTCATCCGCCTCATCAAGGCCGCTGAAGTGTCCAGGCAGCACGGTGATCCTTCCCGGGAGGCCGAGAAGCTTCCGCAGCGACCGCCCGTGCAGAGGCGCCCAGGCTTCGGCCTTCCCGCCGAGGTCCGGCCGTGCAATGGACCGGATGAAAATGCTGTCACCCGTGAACAGATACCTGTCGTCGAGCCGCAACGCCACCAGACCGAGCGTGTGGCCAGGGATGTGGAGTGCCGTAAGTTCGTCCCGTCCGACCGGGAACATTTGATTGTCGCGAATGAACTCGCAGGGAATTGTCGAGGGCAGCATGTCGATGGGATGAATAGCGTCGTACGGATGCAGGTAGTACGGAGCGCCGATCTTGGCGGCGAGAGCGAATCCGCCGCTGATGTGGTCCGCGTGGCCGTGCGTGTCAACCACCGCCTCGATCGTGAGGCCCCTACCGCGCGCCACGTCCAGGTAGGGATTGAGATGGCGGAGGGGATCGATCACGATCGCCTTCCCCGCGCTGGCCACGATGTAGCTCAGACATCCCCGCGCGGGCCGGCTCACCTGGTAGATCGCCAGATCGGGACCGTCGACCACGGCGCGGGTCGCATAGTGCTCGCCCCAGGCTTTCATCCCGCCCTTGAGGTTGGCGCTGGTGTACCCGAGGCGGCGCAGCCCTTGCGCGACGAACTCCGAAGTGTCGCCCTTGGCGCATACCGCAAGAATCGGCAGATCGGAGGGAATCTGCCCCGCAAGGTCCCGCTCGACGTACGCGACGACGGAGTCCGTCATCTCGTCTTTGCCGCCAAGTTCGAGCATCTCGAAATACGGAATATTGACGGCGGGCACGGGGCTGCGGCCTTCGAGTGGAAAGCTCTCGAACTCATCGCGGTTGCGCACATCAAGAACAAAGAATTTGTCGCGACGTTCCAGCCGTTCGAGCAGATCTCCCGCCGTCCAGACGTCATCGTTCCGTCGTTCTGCCATCGTAGGCTCCCTCACCGGCACGCGACCAACGTAGGATACCAAGAGAAGAGTATCAACCGGAATCTCCGCGCGCAGCCCGGCGGCGGTCCCGTCGACCCACCCCGTGGAATGTCCCGGGAATGAAGGGGTCCCGATC
It encodes:
- a CDS encoding sulfurtransferase TusA family protein, giving the protein MSQVFDKLLDARGLSCPMPLVNARKEIGKLALGQVLKVVATDRGSVADFQGWAKVSKTVELVAQETESTDGANVYVHYVKRSA
- a CDS encoding DsrE/DsrF/DrsH-like family protein codes for the protein MDASTDATLAADPSRMQALEEKLRDLEGRLAHVEGQVAEDRVALVVFSGDLDRVLAAFVIATGAAAMGQHVSMFFTFWGLSVLKQHSQLSGKTLPQKLMALMSPRSSKNLPVSTMNYFGVGAKMLRSMMKAKNVSSLEEMIALARELGVRMIACEMSRDLMGIKESELVAGLECGGVASFLADSLRSRTSLFI
- a CDS encoding MBL fold metallo-hydrolase, coding for MAERRNDDVWTAGDLLERLERRDKFFVLDVRNRDEFESFPLEGRSPVPAVNIPYFEMLELGGKDEMTDSVVAYVERDLAGQIPSDLPILAVCAKGDTSEFVAQGLRRLGYTSANLKGGMKAWGEHYATRAVVDGPDLAIYQVSRPARGCLSYIVASAGKAIVIDPLRHLNPYLDVARGRGLTIEAVVDTHGHADHISGGFALAAKIGAPYYLHPYDAIHPIDMLPSTIPCEFIRDNQMFPVGRDELTALHIPGHTLGLVALRLDDRYLFTGDSIFIRSIARPDLGGKAEAWAPLHGRSLRKLLGLPGRITVLPGHFSGLDEADETGRFAASLDDLKRRNDGLIVLQRESEDGFVRYLLESLPNFIPEYVDIKRVNAGLLTPSEEDAATLELGKNVCALSQAYMASGGGRE